The following are encoded in a window of Solibacillus sp. FSL R7-0668 genomic DNA:
- a CDS encoding GNAT family N-acetyltransferase: protein MNHVKNQYCLEFETRHGKVLVEGPVPSERLASYTLHEDLKAFRPSHQQHVALVGIAKLEEGRIIVIRQEDMIVGYVTYLYPDPLERWAEDRIPNMIELGAIEVIPAFRGTGAGKKLLEVSFMDDAMEDYLVITTEYYWHWDLKGTGLTVWDYRNMMERMMTSANFEYYATDDPEITSHPANCLMARVGARVETETLERFDRLRFRSRFMY from the coding sequence ATGAATCATGTAAAAAATCAGTATTGCCTTGAATTCGAAACGAGGCATGGTAAAGTTTTAGTAGAAGGTCCTGTTCCTTCTGAGCGGCTTGCGTCGTATACCTTACACGAAGATTTAAAAGCCTTTAGACCTTCACATCAGCAACATGTGGCGCTAGTAGGTATCGCAAAGCTAGAAGAGGGGCGCATAATCGTCATCCGACAAGAGGATATGATTGTCGGATATGTGACGTATTTGTACCCTGATCCACTCGAACGTTGGGCAGAAGATCGTATACCAAATATGATTGAGCTCGGGGCAATTGAAGTAATTCCTGCATTTCGTGGAACTGGTGCAGGTAAAAAGTTATTAGAGGTATCCTTTATGGATGACGCAATGGAAGATTATTTAGTCATTACAACAGAGTATTATTGGCACTGGGATTTAAAAGGGACAGGTCTTACGGTGTGGGATTATCGAAATATGATGGAGCGCATGATGACATCTGCCAATTTTGAATACTATGCAACGGATGACCCTGAAATCACCTCCCATCCCGCCAACTGTTTAATGGCACGTGTAGGGGCACGTGTGGAAACAGAGACACTCGAACGTTTTGACAGGCTACGCTTTAGAAGTCGCTTCATGTATTAA
- a CDS encoding acetylornithine transaminase yields MSALFQNYARRPFAIVEGKGTEVFDTTGKRYLDFTSGIAVCSLGHAHPAIVEAIKTQSEKLWHISNLFESPGQEQLATSLVKDVPLDYAFFCNSGAEANEAAIKLARKHTGKHKIIVFEQSFHGRTFGAMSATGQDKVRQGFGPLVSEFITLPFNDVEQLKAAVDSETAAIMLEIIQGEGGVNSVTEEFAQAIADIQASSEVLVIVDEVQTGIGRTGTRFAFEQTAIKPDIVSMAKGLGGGFPIGGILGKEKFFTTFNAGTHGTTFGGNPLAVAVAQTVINHVFDEAFLQNVNQKSAYLVEKLQQAFPEEKYTIQGKGLMLGLGLGGEDVAPYVTALDEAGVLTVAAGPKVIRLLPPLTVTEQEIDEAVKKLQAVIKK; encoded by the coding sequence ATGAGTGCATTATTTCAAAATTACGCAAGAAGACCCTTCGCAATAGTTGAAGGGAAAGGAACAGAAGTTTTTGATACAACGGGGAAGCGTTATTTAGATTTTACAAGTGGGATTGCAGTTTGTAGCTTAGGGCACGCACACCCAGCCATTGTAGAAGCAATTAAAACACAGAGCGAAAAGCTATGGCATATTAGTAACTTATTTGAAAGTCCAGGCCAAGAGCAACTTGCTACTTCATTAGTAAAGGATGTGCCACTTGATTATGCATTTTTCTGTAATAGTGGTGCAGAGGCAAATGAAGCGGCAATCAAGCTAGCACGTAAGCATACAGGGAAGCATAAAATCATTGTGTTCGAACAAAGCTTCCATGGTCGTACATTTGGTGCGATGAGTGCAACAGGGCAAGACAAAGTGCGTCAAGGCTTTGGTCCATTAGTAAGTGAGTTCATTACATTACCATTCAATGATGTCGAACAATTAAAAGCTGCGGTTGATTCTGAAACAGCAGCGATCATGCTTGAAATCATTCAAGGTGAAGGTGGCGTCAATAGTGTGACAGAAGAGTTCGCACAAGCCATTGCAGACATTCAGGCAAGTTCAGAGGTTTTAGTCATTGTTGATGAAGTACAAACAGGAATCGGCCGTACAGGCACACGCTTTGCCTTTGAGCAAACAGCGATCAAGCCAGATATCGTATCTATGGCAAAAGGGCTTGGTGGCGGCTTCCCAATTGGCGGAATTTTAGGGAAAGAGAAATTTTTTACTACCTTTAACGCAGGTACACATGGTACAACATTTGGCGGTAACCCATTAGCGGTTGCAGTGGCACAAACCGTTATTAATCATGTATTTGATGAGGCGTTTTTACAAAATGTCAATCAAAAATCCGCATACCTTGTCGAAAAGCTACAGCAAGCATTCCCAGAAGAAAAATATACGATTCAGGGGAAAGGCTTAATGCTAGGTCTTGGCTTAGGTGGAGAAGATGTAGCACCGTACGTAACTGCTTTAGATGAAGCAGGGGTATTAACGGTAGCGGCAGGGCCAAAAGTAATCCGTTTATTACCACCATTAACGGTGACAGAGCAGGAAATCGATGAAGCCGTTAAAAAATTACAAGCCGTTATAAAAAAATAG
- the argB gene encoding acetylglutamate kinase: protein MTTFKSTHLTARKMVIKLGGSTLEGLNEAFFRNFKALQAQGIQLIITHGGGPAINRELAAAGITSHTVNGLRVTSEEMIGIVQSTLIGKVNPALVHELQAAGIAAIGLNGFDNALLTSDYLDFSTYQYVGEVKQVNVEILNTLTEAGVVPVIACIGATEDGQALNINGDTVASEIALAVGADCLLLVTDVAGIRINDEYQTEVTPSLINNWIEEGHIYGGMIPKVQGALNCLQAGIPSVQIVNETLTGTTIKSEELVR from the coding sequence ATGACTACGTTCAAATCAACGCATCTTACCGCTCGTAAAATGGTGATTAAGCTCGGAGGTAGTACGCTAGAAGGTCTTAATGAGGCCTTCTTTCGCAATTTCAAAGCCTTACAAGCACAAGGAATTCAACTTATTATTACGCATGGTGGTGGTCCAGCGATTAACCGTGAATTAGCTGCTGCCGGAATTACATCACATACAGTAAATGGCTTGCGTGTCACAAGCGAAGAAATGATTGGTATCGTACAATCGACGCTAATTGGTAAAGTAAATCCTGCCCTTGTACATGAGCTACAGGCGGCTGGCATTGCGGCAATAGGATTAAATGGCTTTGACAACGCCCTTTTAACAAGTGATTATTTAGACTTTTCGACGTATCAATACGTTGGGGAAGTAAAGCAAGTGAATGTGGAAATTTTAAATACGTTAACAGAAGCGGGTGTAGTACCAGTCATTGCTTGTATTGGGGCAACGGAAGATGGTCAGGCACTTAATATTAACGGGGATACGGTAGCCAGTGAAATCGCGCTTGCAGTTGGCGCGGATTGCTTATTACTTGTAACAGATGTTGCAGGGATTCGCATTAATGATGAATATCAAACCGAGGTAACACCGAGCCTCATTAATAACTGGATTGAAGAAGGTCATATTTATGGTGGTATGATTCCGAAAGTACAAGGGGCGCTAAATTGTTTACAGGCAGGTATTCCATCTGTTCAAATCGTTAATGAAACATTGACAGGTACGACGATTAAAAGTGAGGAGCTAGTAAGATGA
- the argC gene encoding N-acetyl-gamma-glutamyl-phosphate reductase codes for MKVGIIGATGYGGLELLRFLHNHKEVEHIDLFTSSEEGTIFSDKFPHLADLYNVPLQKIDYDALAKYDVVFASTPSGVSSSLFPPLVGLGPKLIDLSGDFRLKDLASYEHWYKKAPAPQDVVNKSVYGLTEWNEQEIRGAELIANPGCYPTAVLMSLLPLLKHQLIDPSFLVIDAKSGISGAGNKPSQAAHFSEANESFSIYKINEHQHIPEIEQAIRLFAGVDTTITFNTHLVPMTRGILATSYAQVTEGVTQQQLIDCLNETYKNHPFIRVIQDANAIGTNRVKGSNFCDIYVKLDERTKRATIIGVIDNLVKGAAGQAIQNMNVQFGLPQQTGLQLVPYFI; via the coding sequence ATGAAGGTAGGAATTATCGGTGCAACAGGCTATGGCGGTTTAGAGCTATTGCGCTTTTTGCATAATCATAAAGAGGTTGAACATATTGATTTATTTACATCATCTGAAGAAGGAACCATTTTTTCAGATAAATTTCCGCATTTAGCAGATTTATATAATGTACCGTTACAAAAAATTGATTATGATGCGTTAGCAAAATACGATGTTGTGTTTGCAAGTACGCCATCGGGAGTATCGAGTAGTCTATTCCCACCACTTGTTGGTTTAGGACCAAAGCTCATTGATTTGTCGGGTGATTTTCGATTGAAGGATTTAGCGAGCTATGAGCATTGGTATAAAAAAGCACCCGCTCCACAAGACGTAGTGAACAAAAGTGTTTATGGCTTAACAGAATGGAATGAGCAAGAAATTCGTGGGGCAGAGTTAATCGCCAACCCAGGCTGCTATCCGACAGCGGTGTTAATGTCGCTATTGCCGTTATTAAAGCATCAATTAATTGATCCAAGCTTTTTAGTTATTGATGCGAAAAGTGGGATTTCAGGTGCGGGTAACAAGCCATCACAAGCCGCACATTTTAGTGAAGCAAATGAAAGCTTCTCTATTTATAAAATTAATGAACATCAACATATACCTGAAATCGAACAGGCCATTCGCTTATTTGCGGGGGTTGATACAACGATTACATTTAATACACATTTAGTGCCAATGACGCGCGGTATTTTAGCAACATCTTATGCACAGGTGACAGAGGGCGTTACACAGCAGCAATTAATCGATTGTTTAAATGAAACGTACAAAAACCATCCATTCATTCGTGTAATCCAAGATGCGAATGCAATCGGTACAAATCGGGTAAAGGGCTCTAACTTCTGTGATATTTACGTTAAGCTTGATGAACGCACTAAGCGCGCAACAATCATTGGGGTGATTGATAACTTAGTGAAGGGCGCGGCAGGTCAAGCGATTCAAAATATGAACGTTCAATTCGGGTTACCACAGCAAACAGGCTTACAATTAGTACCATACTTTATTTAA
- a CDS encoding transglycosylase domain-containing protein translates to MKEWLNQLNEKIETLASSKRMRYVRITGDVFWNLSLLAIIFITTVVILFGGIGLGYFASLVKDEPLRSKEEMREQIFSYEETSEIYFANDIYIGKIRTDLDRRETSLANISPTVINAVMATEDEYFREHPGIVPKAVLRGLLQDVTNSSTQTGGSTLTQQLIKNQILTNEVSYERKAKEILLAYRLEHFMSKEEILEAYLNIIPYGRNSSGRNIAGIETAAQGIFGISASKLNLPQSAYIAGIPQAPFKYTPFTNKGEKKSDEGMQPGIDRMKTVLSRMLEVGYITENEYKEAISYDIKKDFKDREQRAEDKYPWLTVELEERAKEIFAKILAEKDGIDPARLKEESNLQEKYSILADRLLRSGGYRIYSTIDKDMYDTMQQVTQDYTLYGQTYKKKDKDPETGEEIEVDVPVQTGSIVIDNKTGKILSFVGGRDHELEQLNHATKAYRSNGSTMKPLLAYAPALEYGVIGAGSPVVDVKFKRSYDNYEPVNYNPNQELGIIPARQAVASSQNLPVLRLYDSILDRRPATFLENMGFSKLTEGDYVNLSTSIGGLTYGASVEENTNAYATFANGGQFIDAYMIERIEDLDGNIIYQHKAEPVQVFSPETAYMMTDMLRGVLKEGGTATLAKSQLKFSSDFAAKTGTTQDHNDVWLVGYNPNISIGVWLGYDKPRTLNAFNNRYQHPSNRVNRLWAKYLNALYDINPEYIATKETFKQPDGVVSRSFCGISGLASSTSCANAGLVRTDLFNKNVFLPTQPDDSFVSSTTVVINGKTYAALPTTPTEFVQMNGFGLNQNFIDRMLGKLGGDASKLLPSSSGNSVVAGASFNADSQAPEAVWAKLENGSLSWAPSASNDVVGYRVYSVIDGGLSFVRSIKSFEGLQMNVSPGVRYIVKAVDISGFESASSNEVGEIIEIPEPPITEENPDTTTPEETPENPAPEETPDSGENPDDTTDTIE, encoded by the coding sequence GTGAAAGAATGGCTTAATCAATTAAATGAAAAAATCGAAACCCTTGCTTCTTCAAAACGAATGCGCTATGTAAGAATTACAGGTGACGTATTTTGGAATCTATCCTTATTAGCAATTATTTTTATTACGACCGTTGTCATTTTATTTGGTGGCATTGGCTTAGGATACTTTGCATCACTAGTAAAGGACGAGCCATTACGTTCGAAAGAAGAGATGCGCGAGCAAATTTTTAGCTATGAAGAAACAAGTGAAATTTACTTTGCGAATGATATTTACATAGGGAAAATTCGAACAGATTTAGACCGACGTGAAACTTCGCTCGCAAATATATCACCAACTGTTATTAACGCTGTAATGGCAACAGAAGATGAATACTTCCGTGAGCACCCTGGGATTGTACCAAAGGCTGTGCTACGCGGGCTGCTACAAGATGTCACAAATTCATCAACGCAGACAGGTGGTTCAACGCTTACCCAGCAATTAATTAAAAACCAAATTCTAACGAACGAAGTATCTTATGAGCGTAAGGCCAAAGAAATTTTACTTGCCTACCGCTTAGAACACTTCATGTCAAAGGAAGAAATTTTAGAGGCTTATTTAAATATCATTCCATATGGACGTAACTCATCTGGCCGCAATATCGCGGGGATTGAAACGGCCGCGCAAGGTATTTTTGGCATTAGCGCTTCTAAATTAAACTTACCACAATCGGCTTATATTGCGGGAATTCCACAGGCACCGTTTAAATACACGCCTTTCACAAATAAAGGTGAGAAAAAAAGCGATGAAGGTATGCAGCCCGGTATCGACCGAATGAAGACGGTTTTGTCCCGTATGCTAGAGGTTGGCTATATTACAGAAAACGAGTACAAAGAAGCCATTAGTTATGATATTAAAAAGGATTTTAAAGATCGTGAACAACGTGCCGAAGATAAATATCCTTGGCTAACGGTTGAATTAGAAGAACGTGCCAAAGAAATTTTTGCAAAAATCCTTGCTGAAAAAGATGGGATTGACCCTGCACGTCTAAAAGAAGAATCAAACTTACAGGAAAAGTATTCGATTTTAGCAGACCGTTTATTACGCTCTGGTGGGTATCGTATATACTCCACAATCGACAAAGATATGTATGACACGATGCAACAAGTGACACAGGATTACACATTATACGGTCAAACGTATAAGAAAAAAGATAAAGACCCTGAAACAGGTGAAGAAATCGAAGTGGATGTACCGGTACAAACAGGTAGTATCGTCATTGACAACAAAACCGGCAAAATTTTAAGCTTTGTTGGTGGACGTGATCATGAGCTAGAGCAGTTAAACCATGCTACTAAGGCATACCGCTCAAATGGTTCGACAATGAAGCCGTTATTAGCCTATGCCCCTGCATTAGAATATGGTGTCATTGGTGCGGGTAGCCCGGTTGTCGATGTCAAATTTAAGCGCTCTTATGATAACTATGAACCAGTTAACTACAATCCGAACCAAGAGCTCGGTATTATTCCAGCGCGCCAAGCTGTAGCTTCTTCACAAAACTTACCTGTATTACGCCTATATGATTCGATTTTAGATCGACGTCCTGCTACATTTTTAGAAAATATGGGCTTCTCTAAATTAACAGAAGGTGACTATGTCAACCTTTCAACATCAATCGGTGGTTTAACATACGGAGCATCTGTTGAAGAAAATACAAATGCCTATGCAACCTTTGCAAATGGCGGACAATTTATTGATGCCTATATGATTGAACGCATTGAAGATTTAGATGGCAATATCATCTATCAACATAAAGCGGAGCCCGTTCAAGTATTTTCACCAGAAACAGCTTATATGATGACAGATATGCTTCGCGGTGTTTTAAAAGAAGGTGGGACGGCTACTTTAGCGAAAAGCCAGTTGAAATTCTCATCAGACTTTGCCGCAAAAACTGGGACGACGCAAGATCATAATGACGTATGGTTAGTTGGCTATAATCCGAATATTTCAATCGGTGTATGGCTAGGATATGACAAACCACGTACGTTAAATGCATTTAATAATCGCTATCAGCATCCAAGTAATCGTGTCAACCGCTTATGGGCCAAGTATTTAAATGCACTTTATGATATCAATCCCGAATATATCGCGACAAAAGAAACATTCAAGCAGCCAGATGGGGTTGTGAGTAGATCATTCTGCGGTATTTCAGGTTTAGCCTCATCTACATCTTGTGCAAATGCAGGCCTAGTACGTACCGATTTATTCAATAAAAATGTATTTTTACCTACACAGCCGGATGACAGTTTCGTATCATCAACAACGGTTGTGATTAATGGCAAGACTTATGCAGCCTTACCTACAACGCCTACAGAATTCGTACAAATGAATGGCTTTGGACTCAACCAAAACTTCATTGATCGTATGTTAGGTAAATTAGGGGGGGACGCATCAAAATTATTACCGTCAAGCTCTGGAAATAGCGTTGTTGCAGGCGCTTCGTTTAATGCAGATAGCCAAGCCCCGGAAGCAGTTTGGGCTAAATTGGAAAATGGTTCCTTATCTTGGGCACCATCTGCTTCAAATGATGTCGTAGGCTATCGTGTCTACAGTGTTATAGATGGCGGTCTATCATTTGTTCGTTCAATCAAATCTTTTGAAGGCTTACAAATGAACGTTTCACCTGGCGTACGCTATATCGTGAAAGCTGTGGATATTAGTGGCTTTGAATCAGCTAGTTCAAATGAAGTCGGTGAAATTATCGAAATTCCAGAACCACCAATTACAGAAGAAAATCCAGATACAACAACACCAGAGGAAACCCCGGAAAATCCAGCACCTGAGGAAACACCAGATTCTGGGGAAAACCCTGATGACACAACTGATACAATAGAATAA
- the argJ gene encoding bifunctional ornithine acetyltransferase/N-acetylglutamate synthase, whose protein sequence is MASMIEMKKLSSKNIVSPKGFTAAGVHAGIKHKKKDLAILMSEVPASVAGVFTTNAVQAAPIKVTKEVVYTTKKMQAIIVNSGNANACTGKQGLADAYEMQKLAGEKLGIDANLVGVASTGVIGEIMKMEPIKNGMALLQPDSKLESGIDFAQAIMTTDTVMKNTTYATVIDGKEVLVSGTAKGSGMIEPNMATMLGFITTDANIESEELQKALSSVTDCTFNSITVDGDTSTNDTVVVMANGLAGNEPLSPAHPDWENFYTALRLVAEDLAKSIARDGEGATKLIEVEVEGALSDEEARKIAKTVVGSPLVKTAVFGCDANWGRIIAAVGYSGATVDPEKITIKIGGATMVENGEPIQFSEEALIEILKQHEVKIYVSLEVGEGHGFAWGCDLTYDYVQINASYRS, encoded by the coding sequence ATGGCATCTATGATAGAGATGAAAAAATTATCAAGTAAAAACATCGTATCACCAAAAGGCTTTACGGCAGCTGGTGTACATGCAGGGATTAAGCATAAGAAAAAGGATTTAGCGATTTTAATGAGTGAGGTTCCTGCAAGCGTTGCAGGCGTGTTTACGACAAATGCCGTTCAAGCCGCACCAATTAAAGTAACAAAGGAAGTCGTATACACTACGAAAAAAATGCAAGCAATCATTGTAAACTCAGGTAATGCGAATGCTTGTACAGGGAAGCAGGGCTTAGCAGATGCTTATGAAATGCAAAAGCTAGCAGGCGAAAAATTAGGCATTGATGCGAATCTAGTTGGGGTCGCTTCAACAGGTGTTATTGGTGAAATTATGAAAATGGAACCAATAAAAAATGGGATGGCATTACTTCAACCGGATTCGAAGCTAGAAAGCGGCATCGATTTCGCTCAGGCAATTATGACAACCGATACGGTGATGAAAAATACGACGTACGCAACAGTCATTGATGGCAAGGAAGTATTAGTATCTGGCACAGCGAAAGGCTCGGGGATGATTGAGCCAAATATGGCCACAATGCTTGGCTTTATCACAACGGATGCCAATATCGAATCAGAAGAATTACAAAAAGCATTATCGAGTGTAACAGACTGCACATTTAACTCGATTACAGTAGATGGCGACACGTCTACAAATGATACGGTTGTCGTGATGGCAAACGGCTTAGCTGGTAATGAGCCTTTATCGCCTGCACATCCAGATTGGGAAAACTTCTATACAGCATTACGCCTTGTAGCAGAAGATTTAGCAAAATCAATCGCGCGTGATGGAGAAGGGGCAACAAAGCTAATCGAGGTTGAGGTAGAGGGTGCTCTTTCAGATGAGGAAGCACGTAAAATCGCGAAAACAGTTGTCGGCTCACCACTTGTCAAAACTGCGGTGTTTGGCTGTGACGCGAACTGGGGACGTATTATTGCGGCGGTTGGCTATTCAGGCGCAACGGTCGATCCTGAAAAAATTACAATTAAAATTGGCGGCGCGACAATGGTTGAAAACGGCGAACCAATTCAATTCTCAGAAGAAGCACTTATTGAGATTTTAAAGCAGCATGAAGTAAAAATTTATGTGTCATTAGAGGTAGGAGAAGGACACGGCTTTGCATGGGGGTGTGATTTAACTTATGACTACGTTCAAATCAACGCATCTTACCGCTCGTAA
- the acsA gene encoding acetate--CoA ligase yields MGMKTMEKLAVIPGEHNLKNYEETARTHDWTNTEKAFSWYETGKVNIAYEAIDRHAKTALKSKVALHYNDGTRKEAYTFEDMMHYSNQAANVIKEKSNLQKGDRIFIFMPRTPELYFSLLGSLKIGAIVGPLFEAFMEGAVYDRLADSEAVAIVTTPALFERVPMDKLPHLKTVFLVGEDIEETANVIDFNKELQEASKEFDIEWVDKEDGSILHYTSGSTGAPKGVLHVHYAMVQQYQTAQWVLDLKQDDIYWCTADPGWVTGTAYGIFGPWLNGITNVIIGGRFSPQAWYGAIQEYGVTVWYSAPTAFRMLMGAGPNVINQYDLSSLRHVLSVGEPLNPEVVRWGMEILNHRIHDTWWMTETGGHMICNYPSMVIKPGSMGKPVPGIYATIVDDSGNEVPPFTMGNLAVKKGWPAMMRQIWGNPERYESYFLKGEWYVSGDSAYMDDEGYFWFQGRVDDVIMTAGERVGPFEVESKLLEHPDVVEAGVIGKPDPVRGEIIKAFVSLREGVEPTEQLEAEIRDFVKTGLSAHAAPREIEFKEKLPKTRSGKIMRRVLKAWELNLPTGDLSTMED; encoded by the coding sequence ATGGGGATGAAAACGATGGAGAAATTAGCTGTAATTCCAGGGGAGCATAATTTAAAAAATTATGAGGAAACAGCTCGCACACACGACTGGACAAACACTGAAAAAGCATTTTCTTGGTATGAAACAGGGAAGGTCAATATTGCATATGAAGCAATTGATCGCCATGCGAAGACAGCTTTAAAAAGCAAAGTAGCGCTCCATTATAATGACGGTACACGTAAAGAAGCTTATACATTTGAAGACATGATGCATTATTCCAATCAAGCTGCAAACGTCATTAAAGAAAAGTCGAATTTACAAAAAGGAGATCGCATTTTCATTTTTATGCCTCGAACACCAGAGCTGTATTTTAGTTTACTAGGCTCGTTGAAAATCGGTGCGATTGTCGGTCCATTATTTGAAGCGTTTATGGAAGGTGCCGTATATGACCGTTTAGCTGATAGTGAGGCGGTAGCGATTGTGACGACACCAGCATTATTCGAACGTGTACCAATGGACAAGTTACCGCATTTAAAAACGGTATTTTTAGTTGGCGAGGACATTGAAGAAACAGCAAATGTGATTGATTTTAATAAAGAGTTACAAGAGGCATCTAAGGAATTTGACATAGAATGGGTAGATAAAGAAGATGGCTCTATTTTACATTATACATCGGGTTCGACAGGGGCACCTAAGGGCGTATTGCATGTACATTATGCTATGGTGCAACAATATCAAACCGCACAATGGGTATTGGATTTAAAGCAAGATGATATTTATTGGTGTACAGCCGATCCGGGGTGGGTTACTGGAACAGCATATGGCATCTTTGGCCCATGGTTAAATGGTATAACGAATGTCATCATCGGTGGGCGTTTTAGTCCGCAAGCTTGGTATGGTGCCATTCAAGAATACGGGGTAACAGTATGGTACAGTGCACCAACGGCATTCCGCATGTTAATGGGAGCAGGACCTAATGTCATTAATCAATATGATCTATCGTCACTGCGTCATGTATTATCGGTTGGGGAGCCGTTAAATCCAGAGGTTGTACGATGGGGAATGGAAATATTAAATCACCGCATTCATGATACATGGTGGATGACTGAAACAGGTGGGCATATGATTTGTAATTACCCATCAATGGTCATTAAGCCTGGTTCGATGGGGAAACCAGTACCGGGTATCTACGCAACAATAGTGGATGATTCAGGAAATGAAGTACCGCCATTTACAATGGGCAATTTAGCCGTGAAAAAAGGCTGGCCCGCAATGATGCGTCAAATTTGGGGCAACCCAGAGCGTTATGAATCCTACTTCTTAAAAGGGGAGTGGTATGTTTCAGGGGATTCGGCTTATATGGATGATGAAGGCTACTTCTGGTTCCAAGGGCGTGTCGATGACGTGATTATGACAGCAGGTGAGCGTGTTGGCCCATTTGAGGTGGAAAGTAAATTATTAGAGCATCCTGATGTAGTTGAGGCAGGGGTTATCGGGAAGCCTGACCCAGTACGTGGAGAAATTATTAAAGCCTTTGTTTCGCTGCGTGAAGGAGTAGAGCCTACTGAACAGCTAGAAGCCGAAATTCGTGACTTTGTAAAAACAGGGCTTTCCGCGCATGCGGCACCACGTGAAATCGAATTTAAAGAGAAGCTGCCAAAAACACGTAGCGGTAAAATTATGCGCCGCGTGTTAAAAGCTTGGGAATTAAATTTACCAACAGGTGACCTTTCAACAATGGAAGACTAA